One Cryptomeria japonica chromosome 9, Sugi_1.0, whole genome shotgun sequence genomic window carries:
- the LOC131858324 gene encoding nucleolin 1-like: MKQKRMEEREAKKVAQATPNVVPVTSESSKKPEASSGEPANPKTTEPVKRKQKVDRQYMTVSFEETESNEDIKEVPKKKGVFSRVIREKKEEIKKESTKEPPWKTPKITIVHKHKPKSDEKSKPEAKRRTDKKKLDDRDIIDPIINDGNLDYISTFFDEFDEKDKKKIEESILLYLDSFWDKKLVDTEVQNGNTEQPASTPSDTTILASESNFVVEDTPTDNVQDTEDNIDKDKDTKNKVVEDAQDQDKAPSGEATGALEIKDSKDTSLVEKGKETAIDFSSSLAIDTSSIAKGNLSQFSINFDKPYHKMSLT, translated from the exons atgaaacagaaaAGGATGGAAGAGAGGGAAGCAAAGAAGGTAGCCCAAGCCACTCCCAATGTGGTCCCAGTAACAAGTGAGTCTTCCAAGAAACCAGAAGCATCATCAGGTGAGCCTGCCAATCCTAAGACGACCGAACCGGTAAAGAGAAAGCAAAAGGTGGATAGGCAATATATGACAGTTTCTTTTGAGGAAACTGAATCAAATGAAGACATCAAGGAAGTTCCCAAGAAGAAAGGAGTTTTTTCAAGGGTGAtaagggagaagaaggaagagataaagaaagaatCGACTAAGGAGCCTCCCTGGAAGACACCCAAGATTACCATTGTACATAAACACAAGCCTAAGTCTGATGAGAAGTCTAAACCAGAAGCCAAGAGAAGAACCGATAAGAAGAAATTGGATGATCGAGACATAATTGATCCGATTATTAATGATGGTAACTTGGACTATATTTCTACATTCTTTGATGAATTTgatgagaaggataagaagaagatTGAGGAAtctattcttttatatcttgattcttttt GGGATAAGAAATTAGTAGATACAGAGGTACAAAATGGAAACACTGAGCAACCGGCTAGCACTCCATCGGATACTACTATACTAGCTAGTGAGTCCAATTTTGTAGTAGAGGATACCCCGACAGATAATGTACAAGATACAGAGGATAATATTGATAAGGATAAGGATACAAAAAATAAGGTTGTTGAGGATGCACAGGATCAGGATAAGGCACCAAGTGGGGAAGCCACCGGTGCATTGGAAATAAAGGATTCAAAGGATACATCTCTGGTAGAGAAAGGCAAGGAAACCGCAATAGACTTTTCTTCcagcttggcaattgacacttcatcCATAGCCAAAGGAAATTTGTCacaattttctatcaattttgacAAGCCTTATCATAAGATGTCTCTGACATAA